A stretch of Cucumis sativus cultivar 9930 chromosome 2, Cucumber_9930_V3, whole genome shotgun sequence DNA encodes these proteins:
- the LOC101207030 gene encoding translation initiation factor IF3-1, mitochondrial isoform X2: MLWKFQGNAKKEEKDKSGPRLNDKIKADFVRLVSDDGHTILSLRDALKRARELKLDLVEVQQKANPPVCKLMDFHREKYKKQIREKDRVKSKVEMVMKKAGHKEVRFTGKTEEKDLRMKADMVKRLMERGYRVKCTARGGENQDLGALLSRLTALIEDVALVENGPSVEKGQAFIIVRHVKFGPSKKGGGSKASKVVANAEQKVQNGSTPLVSTVDPEDGFESSEETTWTVDGTSDSDEAFDLKDDRNVITSTTATKKMNVVSDRDVPDSGRTSSVPLFQQDSSIKTDNRPKKIEPMNHFQPPNSQGARDSLRSGPQIREPVNRFQPPNATDRYSQGARDSLRSEPQIREPMNRFQPPNVTDRYSRGARDSLRSEPQIRDQRWHPPPNTNFSPTMRESRQYDNNTSVSRNINHSSNSTSTPAPSHHSDSSPSKTSFGIFSSSNSNAPGKQDPPATGYQGNRGPPYTRLTNPNAPGAAENTKFPITNTEDNSNKGQKSWGIFSK, translated from the exons GACATACAATTCTTTCGCTACGTGATGCTCTTAAACGTGCTCGTGAGCTCAAGCTTGATTTGGTTGAG GTTCAACAAAAAGCTAATCCACCCGTGTGTAAACTCATGGACTTCCACAGAGAGAAGTACAAAAAGCAAATAAGGGAAAAAGATCGTGTGAAAAGCAAG GTTGAAATGGTTATGAAAAAGGCTGGACACAAAGAAGTTCGCTTCACGGGGAAAACT GAGGAGAAGGACCTAAGGATGAAAGCTGATATGGTAAAGCGATTGATGGAACGTGGTTACCGCGTGAAG TGTACTGCCAGGGGTGGTGAGAATCAGGACTTAGGCGCCTTGTTATCTCGTCTCACTGCTTTG ATAGAGGATGTGGCGTTGGTGGAAAATGGACCGAGTGTGGAAAAAGGGCAGGCATTTATTATAGTTAGGCATGTTAAATTTGGCCCCTCGAAGAAAGGGGGCGGCAGTAAAGCATCGAAAGTTGTTGCAAATGCAGAACAGAAGGTTCAAAATGGCTCCACCCCTCTGGTTTCAACAGTGGATCCTGAAGATGGTTTTGAGAGTTCTGAAGAAACTACCTGGACAGTTGATGGTACTAGTGATTCTGACGAAGCGTTCGACTTGAAAGATGATAGAAATGTGATTACCTCAACAACGGCTactaagaaaatgaatgttgTTTCAGACAGGGATGTTCCTGATTCTGGTAGAACCAGCTCAGTTCCACTCTTTCAACAAGATTCTTCCATCAAAACCGATAATAGACCCAAAAAGATTGAACCTATGAACCATTTCCAACCACCAAATAGCCAAGGTGCTAGAGATTCACTCCGATCAGGACCCCAGATTCGCGAACCTGTGAACCGTTTCCAACCACCAAATGCAACAGACCGCTACAGCCAAGGTGCTAGAGATTCACTCCGATCAGAACCCCAGATTCGCGAACCTATGAACCGTTTCCAACCACCAAATGTAACTGACCGCTACAGCCGAGGAGCTAGAGATTCACTCCGATCAGAACCCCAAATTCGTGATCAGAGGTGGCACCCTCCTCCAAATACAAACTTCTCTCCCACAATGAGAGAAAGCAGACAATATGATAACAATACTTCTGTATCACGAAACATCAACCATTCTTCAAATTCGACATCCACACCTGCTCCATCACATCATTCCGATTCAAGTCCATCCAAAACTAGCTTTGGGATCTTCAGTTCTTCAAACTCCAATGCTCCAGGAAAGCAAGATCCACCAGCCACAGGTTATCAAGGGAATCGAGGGCCTCCATACACACGTTTGACTAATCCTAATGCACCTGGAGCTGCAGAAAATACAAAGTTTCCAATAACAAACACGGAAGACAATTCGAACAAGGGACAAAAAAGCTGGGGAATTTTCAGCAAGTAG